The following proteins are encoded in a genomic region of Synechococcus sp. CBW1002:
- a CDS encoding ribonuclease J, with product MTNQNGHARPSSSPGANGKTPALRVIPLGGLHEIGKNTCVFEYGDDIMLVDAGLAFPSDGMHGVNVVLPDTSYLRENQKRIRGMIVTHGHEDHIGGIPHHLKNFTIPVIYGPRLAMSLLQGKMEEAGVTDRTVIQTVGPRDVVQVGKHFKVEFIRNTHSMADSFTLAVTTPVGVVVFTGDFKFDHTPVDGEHFDMARLAHYGEQGVLCLFSDSTNAEVPGFTPSERAVFPKLDQHIAQAEGRVIITTFASSIHRVAMILELALKNGRKVGLLGRSMLNVIAKARELGYMRAPDELFVPIKQIRDLPDRETLLLMTGSQGEPLAALSRISRGEHPQVQVKSSDTIIFSASPIPGNTISVVNTIDRLMMLGAKVVYGKGEGIHVSGHGCQEDQKLMLALTRPKYFVPVHGEHRMLVCHSKTAQSMGVPADNMLLIDNGDVVELTPDSIRKGEAVKAGIELLDASRNGIVDARVLKERQQLAEDGVINLLTVISTDGVMAAPPRVNLRGVVTTADARKLSVWTEREINWVLENRWSQLARNSGGNAPDVDWVGVQREIELGLQRRLRRELQVEPLIICLVQPAPAGTPAYKGRADAEPDTRPAPRGRRDGGREIIRNGNGAPQRQPVAAAAAVASAPASAAAVAVAPPVAAPAAAVRQVAVKEEEPVGRTRRRRSAAVAG from the coding sequence ATGACCAATCAGAACGGCCACGCTCGTCCAAGCTCCTCCCCCGGCGCCAATGGCAAGACCCCGGCGCTGCGGGTGATTCCCCTGGGGGGCCTGCATGAGATCGGCAAGAATACCTGCGTGTTCGAATACGGCGACGACATCATGCTCGTCGATGCCGGCCTGGCCTTCCCCAGCGATGGCATGCACGGCGTCAACGTGGTGCTGCCCGACACCAGCTATCTGCGTGAGAATCAGAAACGGATCCGCGGGATGATCGTGACCCATGGTCACGAAGATCACATCGGTGGCATCCCCCACCACCTTAAGAACTTCACCATCCCCGTGATCTATGGCCCCCGCCTGGCCATGTCCCTGTTGCAGGGAAAGATGGAGGAGGCCGGTGTCACCGATCGCACGGTGATTCAGACGGTGGGCCCACGTGATGTGGTGCAGGTGGGTAAGCACTTCAAGGTGGAGTTCATCCGCAACACCCACTCGATGGCGGACAGCTTCACCCTGGCGGTCACCACGCCGGTCGGGGTGGTGGTGTTCACCGGTGATTTCAAGTTCGACCATACGCCGGTCGACGGCGAGCACTTCGACATGGCCCGCCTGGCCCACTACGGCGAACAAGGTGTGCTGTGTCTGTTCAGCGACTCCACCAATGCGGAGGTACCCGGCTTCACGCCCTCGGAACGGGCCGTGTTCCCCAAACTCGACCAGCACATCGCCCAGGCTGAGGGTCGGGTGATCATCACCACCTTCGCCAGCTCGATCCATCGGGTGGCGATGATTCTGGAGCTAGCACTCAAGAATGGCCGGAAGGTCGGCCTGCTGGGTCGTTCGATGCTGAACGTGATCGCCAAGGCAAGGGAACTCGGCTACATGCGTGCCCCCGATGAACTGTTCGTGCCGATCAAGCAGATCCGCGATCTTCCCGATCGTGAAACCCTGCTGCTGATGACGGGCAGCCAGGGTGAGCCGCTGGCCGCCCTGAGCCGCATCTCCCGCGGTGAGCACCCGCAGGTTCAGGTGAAGAGCAGCGACACGATCATCTTCTCGGCCAGTCCGATTCCGGGCAACACCATCTCGGTAGTCAACACGATTGACCGCCTGATGATGCTCGGCGCCAAGGTGGTGTATGGCAAGGGCGAAGGCATCCACGTCTCGGGTCATGGTTGCCAGGAAGACCAGAAGCTGATGCTGGCCCTCACCCGGCCCAAGTACTTCGTGCCGGTGCACGGTGAGCACCGCATGCTCGTCTGCCACAGCAAGACGGCCCAGTCGATGGGGGTGCCCGCCGACAACATGCTGTTGATCGATAACGGAGATGTGGTCGAACTCACCCCCGATTCGATCCGCAAAGGAGAAGCAGTCAAGGCCGGCATCGAGCTGCTGGATGCCTCCCGCAACGGCATCGTCGATGCGCGCGTGCTCAAGGAGCGCCAGCAGCTGGCGGAAGACGGCGTGATCAACCTGCTCACCGTGATCAGCACCGATGGTGTGATGGCGGCCCCGCCCCGGGTGAATCTGCGCGGCGTGGTCACCACCGCCGATGCCCGCAAGCTCTCGGTCTGGACCGAGCGCGAGATCAACTGGGTGCTCGAGAATCGCTGGAGCCAGCTGGCCCGGAACAGCGGCGGCAATGCCCCCGACGTCGACTGGGTCGGTGTGCAGCGCGAGATCGAACTGGGGCTGCAGCGTCGCCTGCGCCGCGAGCTGCAGGTGGAGCCGCTGATCATCTGCCTGGTGCAGCCCGCCCCGGCCGGTACGCCTGCCTACAAGGGGCGCGCTGATGCCGAACCCGATACCCGTCCCGCGCCGCGAGGTCGTCGTGATGGCGGGCGGGAGATCATCCGCAACGGCAACGGCGCCCCCCAGCGTCAACCAGTGGCCGCTGCAGCGGCCGTTGCATCAGCGCCCGCATCTGCCGCCGCTGTCGCGGTGGCACCCCCTGTGGCTGCACCTGCCGCAGCCGTCCGGCAGGTGGCGGTCAAGGAGGAGGAGCCGGTCGGACGCACCCGCCGCCGCCGCTCCGCTGCCGTGGCCGGTTGA
- the dapA gene encoding 4-hydroxy-tetrahydrodipicolinate synthase — MNAPFGRVVTAMVTPFAADGSVDLELAGRLADHLVSHGSDGVLVCGTTGESPTLSWEEEHRLFAAVKEAIDGRAQLIAGSGSNCTAEAVEATRAAAALGADAALVVVPYYNKPPQAGLEAHFRAVAEAAPQLPLMLYNIPGRTACSLAPDTVVRLLDLPNVVSFKAASGTTEEVSQLRLLCGDRLAIYSGDDALTLPMLAVGAVGVVSVASHVAGPQIKAMIQAFLAGDAAAALALHEQLLPLCKALFCTTNPIPVKAALEICGWPVGAPRLPLLSADTDVRQRLISVLAALRPT, encoded by the coding sequence ATGAACGCGCCCTTCGGCCGGGTCGTCACCGCCATGGTGACCCCCTTTGCCGCCGATGGGTCGGTGGACCTGGAGCTGGCTGGCCGCCTCGCCGATCACCTGGTCAGCCATGGCTCCGATGGGGTGCTGGTGTGCGGAACCACCGGCGAATCTCCCACCCTCAGCTGGGAGGAGGAGCACCGTCTGTTCGCCGCCGTGAAGGAGGCGATCGACGGCCGGGCCCAACTGATTGCCGGCTCCGGCAGCAACTGCACTGCCGAGGCGGTGGAGGCCACCCGAGCCGCGGCTGCCTTGGGTGCCGATGCCGCCCTGGTGGTGGTGCCGTATTACAACAAGCCTCCCCAGGCGGGCCTGGAAGCCCATTTCCGGGCTGTGGCCGAGGCAGCGCCCCAGCTGCCGCTGATGCTTTACAACATCCCCGGACGCACCGCCTGCAGCCTGGCCCCCGACACCGTGGTTCGCCTGCTGGATCTGCCCAACGTGGTCAGTTTCAAGGCCGCCAGCGGCACCACCGAAGAAGTGAGCCAGCTGCGCCTGCTCTGCGGGGATCGGCTGGCGATCTACAGCGGCGACGATGCCCTCACCCTGCCGATGCTGGCCGTGGGGGCCGTCGGGGTGGTCAGCGTCGCCAGCCACGTGGCCGGCCCCCAGATCAAGGCCATGATCCAGGCCTTCCTCGCTGGCGATGCCGCCGCTGCCCTGGCGCTGCATGAGCAGCTGCTGCCCCTGTGCAAAGCCCTGTTCTGCACCACCAATCCCATCCCCGTCAAAGCCGCCCTGGAGATCTGCGGCTGGCCGGTGGGTGCTCCCCGTCTTCCCCTTCTTTCCGCTGATACCGACGTGCGTCAACGCCTCATCTCTGTCCTGGCTGCCCTGCGTCCTACCTGA